One genomic region from Diabrotica undecimpunctata isolate CICGRU chromosome 9, icDiaUnde3, whole genome shotgun sequence encodes:
- the Rala gene encoding ras-related protein Ral-a, with protein MAKKATVQPALHKVIMVGSGGVGKSALTLQFMYDEFVEDYEPTKADSYRKKILLDGEDVQIDILDTAGQEDYAAIRDNYFRSGEGFLCIFSITEDESFQATQEFREQILRVKNDESIPFLLVGNKCDLEDKRKVTIQEATERAKQWGVPYVETSAKTREHVDKVFYDLMREIRARKTEENKTNNGRGRDKNNKKKKRCCLFFC; from the exons ATGGCCAAAAAGGCAACGGTACAACCTGCCTTACACAAGGTGATTATGGTAGGCAGCGGTGGCGTCGGCAAATCAGCTCTTACATTGCAGTTTATGTATGACGAATTCGTTGAAGACTATGAGCCCACCAAAGCGGACTCTTACAGAAAAAAGATTCTTCTTGACGGCGAAGATGTTCAGATTGATATTCTGGATACAGCTGGTCAAGAAGATTATGCTGCTATCAGGGATAATTATTTCAGAAGTGGAGAAGGGTTTCTGTGTATATTTTCTATTACAGAAGATGAAAGTTTCCAAGCTACTCAGGAGTTCAG AGAGCAGATACTCAGGGTTAAAAATGATGAAAGCATTCCATTTCTATTAGTTGGTAATAAGTGTGACCTAGAGGATAAGAGGAAAGTAACAATACAGGAAGCTACCGAAAGAGCTAAGCAGTGGGGTGTACCTTATGTCGAAACATCTGCCAAAACTAGAGAGCATGTAGACAAG GTGTTCTATGATTTGATGAGAGAGATACGGGCTCGCAAAACTGaggaaaacaaaacaaacaacggAAGAGGAAGGGacaaaaacaacaagaaaaagaaac GTTGCTGTCTGTTTTTCTGCTGA
- the LOC140451503 gene encoding ras-related protein M-Ras-like, whose product MTRPPNENLPTVKLVVVGDGGVGKSAITIQFFQKLFVTDYDPTIEDSYLQHVEVDGQWCMLDVLDTAGQEEFSAMREQYMRKGDGFLLVYSVTDKNSYENITHFHTQILRVKDRDTYPMLLVANKVDLVHLRKVTEEQGRDLAHRLGIPYIETSAKDPPLNIDATFHEVVRIIRNQPQNENDKRKKKKLQKLGKCVLL is encoded by the exons ATGACCAGACCACCAAATGAAAATTTACCAACTGTCAAATTGGTAGTAGTTGGAGATGGAGGTGTTGGTAAAAGTGCCATTACCATTCAGTTTTTCCAGAAGCTTTTCGTTACTGACTATGATCCTACTATAGAAGACAGTTACTTGCAGCATGTCGAAGTTGATGGACAGTGGTGTATGCTGGATG tgcTCGATACTGCAGGACAAGAGGAATTCAGTGCAATGCGAGAACAGTACATGAGAAAAGGAGATGGGTTTTTATTGGTTTATTCAGTTACTGATAAAAACAGCTATGAAAACATCACACATTTTCATACTCAGATTTTACGTGTCAAAGATAG GGACACCTACCCCATGTTACTAGTTGCCAACAAGGTAGATCTTGTACATTTAAGAAAAGTGACTGAAGAACAAGGAAGGGATTTAGCTCACAGGCTAGGAATTCCCTACATCGAGACCAGTGCTAAAGATCCACCTCTTAATATAGATGCCACTTTTCACGAG GTAGTAAGAATTATACGAAATCAACCCCAAAATGAAAACGACAAACGAAAAAAGAAGAAACTCCAGAAGTTGGGCAAGTGCGTATTATTATAA